CAGGACGAGCTGCTGAACTGGTCGTTCCGACCGGACGACTTCCGCTCTCGGCGTAAGGTCCCCGCATGTTCTTCTTCACGATCCGACGCATCATCGCGTCCGTCTTCGTGTTGCTCGCCAGCTCGCTCCTGGTCTTCGCGCTCTGTGCCGCGAGCTTCGACCCGTTGCAGCGCTTCCGGCAGCGGCAGCCCCCGCCGAGCCAGGCCTACCTCGACGGCATCTCCGAGCAGCTGGGCCTCAACGACAACTTCTTCGTCCGCTACTGGCGGTGGTTGTCCGGGGTCTTCACCGGCGACTTCGGCGACACCATCAACGGCACGCCGGTCATGGACCAGCTCCCCGGCCGCCTGCTGGTGACCGGCCGGATGATCATCCTGGCCATCGTCATCGCCGTGGTGCTGGCGATCATCGTGGGCGTGGTCGGCGCCGTCCGGCAGTACAAGCCCTCGGACTACGCCTTCACGTTCCTGGTCTACCTGCTCATCGCGCTGCCGACGTTCTGGTTCGCCGCGATCCTCAAGGAGTTCGTCGCCGGCGGGGTGAACGACATCTTCGGCAGGCAGGTGCTCTACACGATCGGTGAGGAGACACCGGGCATCGCGCTGTACGCCACGGACTCCGAGATCTGGGCCGACCGGCTGGGTCACCTCGTGCTGCCGACCGTGAGCCTGGCGCTGCTGTCCTTCGCCGCCTGGAGCCGCTTCCAGCGCTCGGCGATGCTCGACGTGCTCGGCTCGGACTACATGCGCCTGGCCCGCGCCAAGGGCCTCACCTACCGCCGGGTCGTGGTCAAGCACGGTCTGCGCAACGCGCTGATCCCGCTGACCACCGTCGTCGCGCTGGGCATCGGCACGCTGTTCGGCGGTGCGGTCATCACCGAGCAGGTGTTCGTCTGGCACGGCATGGGCGAGTACCTGATCAAGAACGGCATCGGGGCGAACGACATCAACGTCGTCCTGGGCTGGCTGCTCATCAGCGCCGTCTTCGTCGTGGTGTTCAACCTCGTCGCCGACGTCCTCTACGCGGTCCTCGACCCGCGCATCCGTCTCGCCTGATCGGCAGAGGAGAAGCCACCATGGCCACCACCCAGGCCGCCGCGTCGGCGGCCCTTCCCGCCGAGCCCGGCGCCCCGAACGGCGGCGGCGTCGAGCGCGAGTTCACCGTCAAGGCGCGCAGCCAGCGCCAGCAGATCGTCCGCCGCTTCACCCGCAACAAGGTCGGCATGACCGGCCTGGTCGTCTTCGTGCTGCTGCTGGTCTTCGGCTTCCTCGGCCCGCTGGTCTACACGACCGACTACGCGACCCAGAACTCCGGCGCCCAGTCGGTCCCCCCGGGGTCGCAGGGCTACCCGCTGGGCAGCGACGCCATCGGCCGCGACCTGCTCGCCGGCCTCATGCAGGGCGTGCAGCGCTCGCTGTTCATCGTCCTGCTGTTCGTGGCCATCGCGCTGCCGCTGGGTCTGCTCGTCGGGGCGCTGGCCGGCTACTTCGGCCGCTGGATCGACAGCGTGCTCATGCGCTTCGTCGACCTGATCCTCACCGTGCCGCTGCTGGTCGTGCTGATCGTCGTGGCCAGCAACTTCCCCAGCTCCCGCACCCCGCTGGGCGTCGGCATCATCCTGGGGCTGTTCGGCTGG
This sequence is a window from Geodermatophilaceae bacterium NBWT11. Protein-coding genes within it:
- a CDS encoding ABC transporter permease; its protein translation is MATTQAAASAALPAEPGAPNGGGVEREFTVKARSQRQQIVRRFTRNKVGMTGLVVFVLLLVFGFLGPLVYTTDYATQNSGAQSVPPGSQGYPLGSDAIGRDLLAGLMQGVQRSLFIVLLFVAIALPLGLLVGALAGYFGRWIDSVLMRFVDLILTVPLLVVLIVVASNFPSSRTPLGVGIILGLFGWLDLARIVRSQFLSLREKEYVEAAHALGASNSRIIFKHLIPNALGSLIVWTTLAAATAIILEASLTYLGFGVNGANQTSLGRLVSDGVQATTTRPWLFYFPGVTLLIIVLSINLIGDGIRDAFDPSNRRVRA
- a CDS encoding ABC transporter permease, whose product is MFFFTIRRIIASVFVLLASSLLVFALCAASFDPLQRFRQRQPPPSQAYLDGISEQLGLNDNFFVRYWRWLSGVFTGDFGDTINGTPVMDQLPGRLLVTGRMIILAIVIAVVLAIIVGVVGAVRQYKPSDYAFTFLVYLLIALPTFWFAAILKEFVAGGVNDIFGRQVLYTIGEETPGIALYATDSEIWADRLGHLVLPTVSLALLSFAAWSRFQRSAMLDVLGSDYMRLARAKGLTYRRVVVKHGLRNALIPLTTVVALGIGTLFGGAVITEQVFVWHGMGEYLIKNGIGANDINVVLGWLLISAVFVVVFNLVADVLYAVLDPRIRLA